Proteins from a genomic interval of Neovison vison isolate M4711 chromosome 4, ASM_NN_V1, whole genome shotgun sequence:
- the LOC122904986 gene encoding 40S ribosomal protein S21-like encodes MQKNAGKFMDLHIPQKYSASNHIIIAKDHVSIQMNMDEADKGTGRFNSQFKTCICGAISRMGESEDSILQLAKADGMVSKNF; translated from the coding sequence ATGCAGAAGAATGCTGGCAAATTCATGGACCTCCACATACCGCAAAAATACTCCGCCAGCAACCACATTATCATTGCCAAGGACCACGTGTCCATCCAGATGAACATGGATGAGGCTGACAAGGGGACAGGCAGGTTCAACAGCCAATTTAAAACGTGTATCTGTGGGGCCATTAGCAGGATGGGTGAGTCAGAGGACTCCATTCTTCAACTGGCCAAGGCCGATGGAATGGTTTCGAAGAACTTCTGA